In one Denitratisoma sp. genomic region, the following are encoded:
- a CDS encoding DegT/DnrJ/EryC1/StrS family aminotransferase, producing MHFIDLKAQYAALKQEIDARIQRVLDHGQYIMGPEVRELEEKLEAYTGARHCITVASGTEALLISLMALGIRAGDEVITTPFTFVATAEVIVLLGAKPVFVDIQPDTCNIDPALIEAAITPRTRAIMPVSLYGQPADMDEINAIAAKHGLPVIEDACQSFGASYKGRKSCNLSTIGCTSFFPSKPLGCYGDGGAIFTSDDALAKAMREIRVHGQEKRYYHTRVGVGGRMDTLQCAIVLAKLDRFDWEIKRRMELGTRYNNLITANCKLPTDNCQLPTVHSDRTSVYAQYTVFVDNREQVLDTFKAAGIPTAVHYPVPLHRQPAYKSDDAGLVHSERVASRVVSLPMGPDLSESDQDRIVSALSQAVSQIVS from the coding sequence ATGCATTTCATCGACCTAAAAGCCCAATACGCCGCCCTCAAGCAGGAGATCGACGCCCGCATCCAGCGCGTCCTCGATCACGGCCAATACATCATGGGCCCCGAGGTGCGTGAGCTCGAAGAGAAGCTGGAAGCCTATACCGGCGCCAGGCACTGCATCACCGTCGCCTCCGGCACCGAGGCCCTGCTGATTTCCCTCATGGCGCTGGGCATCCGCGCCGGCGACGAAGTCATCACCACGCCGTTCACCTTTGTCGCCACGGCGGAGGTCATCGTCCTGCTGGGCGCCAAGCCGGTGTTCGTCGACATCCAGCCGGACACCTGCAACATCGACCCCGCCCTGATCGAGGCCGCGATCACGCCGCGCACCAGGGCCATCATGCCGGTGTCCCTCTACGGCCAGCCGGCCGACATGGACGAGATCAACGCTATCGCCGCGAAGCACGGCCTGCCGGTGATCGAGGATGCCTGCCAAAGCTTCGGCGCCAGCTACAAGGGCCGCAAGAGCTGCAACCTCTCCACCATCGGCTGCACCTCCTTCTTCCCGAGCAAGCCGCTCGGCTGCTACGGCGACGGCGGCGCCATCTTCACCAGCGACGACGCGCTGGCGAAGGCCATGCGCGAAATACGTGTCCACGGCCAGGAAAAGCGTTACTACCACACCCGCGTCGGCGTCGGCGGCCGCATGGACACCCTCCAATGCGCCATCGTCCTCGCCAAGCTTGATCGCTTCGATTGGGAAATAAAACGCCGAATGGAATTAGGCACCCGCTACAACAACCTGATAACTGCCAACTGCAAACTGCCCACTGATAACTGCCAACTGCCCACTGTCCACTCAGACCGAACAAGCGTCTACGCCCAATACACCGTCTTCGTCGACAACCGCGAGCAGGTCCTCGACACCTTCAAGGCCGCCGGCATCCCGACCGCCGTGCATTACCCCGTCCCGCTCCACCGCCAGCCTGCCTACAAGTCGGATGATGCCGGGCTTGTCCATTCGGAGCGGGTTGCCAGTCGGGTGGTGAGCCTGCCGATGGGCCCGGATCTGTCCGAATCCGATCAAGACCGAATCGTTTCCGCGCTGTCTCAGGCGGTCTCGCAAATTGTTTCCTGA
- a CDS encoding Gfo/Idh/MocA family oxidoreductase, giving the protein MRHYPAPILDRKLRFALVGCGRIAKNHFGAIEQHKDRVELVGVCDVDPAALEKAASATGAKPYASLDALLADSNADAVVLTTPSGLHPEQAIKAAEAGRHVLTEKPMATRWHDGQRMVAACDQAGVRLFVVKQNRRNATLQLLKRAVEKQRFGRIYMVNINVFWTRPQEYYDSAKWRGTWEFDGGAFMNQASHYVDLLDWLIGPIESLQAYTATLARNIEVEDSGVMNIRWRSGALGSMNVTMLTYPKNLEGSITIIGEKGTVRVGGVAVNEIQHWEFAEPDADDEKVKSASYETTSVYGFGHPLYYDNVIKVLRGEAEPETDGREGLKSLETLIACYLSARDGKRISLPLDY; this is encoded by the coding sequence ATGCGCCACTATCCCGCCCCCATTCTTGACCGCAAACTCCGTTTCGCCCTGGTCGGCTGCGGCCGGATCGCGAAGAACCACTTCGGCGCCATCGAGCAGCACAAGGACCGCGTCGAACTCGTCGGGGTTTGCGACGTCGATCCGGCAGCCCTGGAAAAGGCCGCCTCCGCGACGGGCGCCAAGCCGTACGCCAGCCTCGACGCCCTGCTGGCCGACAGCAACGCCGACGCCGTCGTGCTGACCACGCCGAGCGGACTGCACCCCGAGCAGGCCATCAAGGCGGCCGAGGCCGGCCGCCACGTGCTGACGGAAAAACCCATGGCCACGCGCTGGCACGACGGCCAACGCATGGTCGCCGCCTGCGACCAGGCCGGCGTGCGGCTGTTCGTCGTCAAGCAGAACCGGCGCAACGCCACCCTGCAGCTGCTCAAGCGCGCCGTCGAGAAGCAGCGCTTCGGCCGCATCTACATGGTGAACATCAACGTCTTCTGGACGCGGCCGCAGGAATACTACGACAGCGCGAAATGGCGCGGCACCTGGGAATTCGACGGCGGCGCCTTCATGAACCAGGCCAGCCACTACGTCGACCTGCTCGACTGGCTGATCGGCCCCATCGAAAGCCTGCAGGCCTACACCGCCACCCTTGCCCGCAACATCGAGGTGGAGGATTCCGGCGTGATGAACATCCGCTGGCGCTCCGGCGCCCTCGGCTCGATGAACGTGACCATGCTCACCTATCCGAAGAACCTGGAAGGCAGCATCACCATCATCGGCGAGAAGGGCACCGTCCGCGTCGGCGGCGTCGCCGTGAACGAGATCCAGCACTGGGAGTTCGCGGAGCCCGACGCCGACGACGAGAAGGTCAAGTCGGCCAGCTACGAAACGACCTCGGTCTACGGCTTCGGCCATCCGCTCTACTACGACAACGTGATCAAGGTGCTGCGCGGCGAAGCCGAACCGGAAACGGACGGCCGCGAAGGTCTCAAGTCGCTGGAAACCCTGATCGCCTGCTATCTCTCCGCCCGTGACGGAAAGCGGATCTCGCTGCCGCTGGATTATTGA
- a CDS encoding NAD-dependent epimerase/dehydratase family protein: MKAFVTGGLGQIGSHVVEMMLARGDQVIVVDNLATGRREHLADHPNLTVVIDSIANKPLMEQLIGDMRPDVIIHAACSYKDPDDWYNDTLTNCVGGSLMVDLARKCGVKRFIYYQTALCYGLKPMQQPIRLDHPRNPAGSSYAISKTANEYYIELSGIDFVTFRLANVIGPRNVAGPLPIFYQRLKDGKKCFVTKSRRDFVFVKDLAAVTVKACDGVGHGAYHFSSGTDVAIQELYDAVVEAMNVPGRPQADVKELGPDDVFSILLDPSRTFQDFGKIEFTPLQTTVSEAIAYYQQHGTLGEYTHLRLLQDKK; this comes from the coding sequence ATGAAAGCATTCGTAACCGGCGGCCTCGGTCAAATCGGTTCTCATGTCGTGGAAATGATGCTGGCGCGCGGCGACCAAGTGATCGTCGTCGACAACCTGGCGACTGGCCGGCGCGAGCACCTTGCCGATCACCCAAACCTGACTGTCGTCATCGACAGCATTGCCAACAAGCCGCTGATGGAGCAACTGATCGGCGACATGCGTCCTGATGTGATCATTCATGCAGCGTGTTCCTACAAGGATCCGGATGACTGGTACAACGACACGCTGACCAACTGCGTCGGTGGGTCGCTCATGGTAGACCTCGCCAGGAAATGCGGCGTCAAGCGCTTCATCTACTACCAGACGGCGCTGTGCTACGGCCTCAAGCCGATGCAGCAGCCCATCCGCCTCGATCATCCGCGCAACCCGGCGGGTAGCAGCTACGCGATTTCCAAGACGGCCAACGAGTACTACATCGAGCTTTCGGGAATCGACTTCGTCACCTTCCGGCTGGCCAACGTCATCGGCCCGCGCAACGTGGCCGGCCCGCTGCCGATCTTCTATCAGCGCCTGAAGGACGGTAAAAAGTGCTTCGTCACGAAGTCGCGCCGCGACTTCGTGTTCGTCAAGGATCTTGCCGCCGTTACCGTCAAGGCCTGCGATGGCGTCGGGCATGGCGCCTATCACTTCTCCTCCGGCACGGATGTCGCCATCCAGGAGCTCTACGATGCCGTGGTCGAAGCCATGAATGTGCCGGGCAGGCCCCAGGCGGACGTCAAGGAGCTCGGGCCGGACGACGTCTTCTCGATCCTGCTCGATCCGTCCCGCACCTTCCAGGATTTCGGCAAGATCGAATTCACGCCGCTGCAAACGACGGTTTCCGAAGCAATTGCCTACTACCAGCAGCATGGCACCCTGGGCGAGTACACCCACCTTCGTCTGTTGCAGGACAAAAAATAA
- a CDS encoding NAD-dependent epimerase/dehydratase family protein — translation MRILITGGAGCLGSNLIEHWLPQGHEIFVIDNFVTGKREVVPEVQGLTVREGSIADESVVNECFAAFRPEIVVHSAAAYKDPDDWIEDTRTNVAGSIHVARAAKANGVERLVNFQTALCYGRPQQLPIPATHPTAPFTSYGITKTAGEQFMLLSGVPTLTLRIANVTGPRLAIGPIPTFYKRLKAGQGCFCSDTARDFLDMSDFLAFMDLAIKADAPVGTFNIASGEAHSIKEIFDLVAEYLGLGRIDVPIVPPAADDVPVVSLDASATLQSFGWQAKVSFADTIRRQLQWYDQYGISDVYSHLKASAAK, via the coding sequence ATGCGTATTCTCATCACCGGCGGTGCGGGCTGCCTGGGCTCCAATCTCATCGAGCACTGGCTGCCGCAAGGCCATGAAATCTTCGTCATCGACAATTTCGTCACCGGCAAGCGTGAAGTCGTTCCCGAAGTGCAGGGGCTCACGGTCAGGGAAGGCAGTATTGCCGATGAGTCGGTGGTCAACGAATGCTTCGCCGCATTCAGGCCGGAGATCGTGGTGCATTCGGCCGCTGCCTATAAAGACCCGGACGACTGGATCGAGGACACCCGCACCAACGTGGCCGGCAGCATCCATGTGGCGCGGGCCGCGAAGGCCAACGGCGTGGAACGCCTGGTCAATTTCCAGACGGCGCTTTGCTATGGCCGGCCGCAGCAACTGCCGATTCCGGCGACCCACCCCACGGCGCCGTTCACCAGCTACGGCATCACCAAGACGGCGGGCGAGCAATTCATGCTGCTCTCGGGTGTGCCGACGCTGACCTTGCGCATCGCCAACGTCACCGGCCCGAGGCTGGCCATTGGCCCGATTCCTACCTTCTACAAGCGCCTCAAGGCCGGGCAAGGCTGCTTCTGTTCGGACACGGCGCGTGATTTCCTCGATATGAGCGATTTTCTTGCCTTCATGGATCTCGCCATCAAGGCGGATGCGCCCGTCGGGACATTCAATATCGCCAGCGGTGAAGCACACTCCATCAAGGAGATATTCGACCTGGTCGCAGAGTATCTCGGCTTGGGTCGCATCGACGTGCCCATCGTCCCGCCCGCCGCGGATGATGTGCCCGTGGTCTCGCTCGATGCATCGGCCACTTTGCAATCCTTCGGCTGGCAGGCCAAGGTTAGTTTTGCCGATACCATCCGCCGGCAGTTGCAGTGGTATGACCAATACGGCATTTCCGACGTTTATTCACACCTGAAGGCTTCGGCCGCTAAGTGA
- a CDS encoding acyltransferase, translating to MPFEAHPTAIVDPGAQIGEGTRVWHWVHICSGARIGERCSFGQNVFVGNDVAIGNNVRVQNNVSIYDAVTLEDDVFCGPSMVFTNVNNPRSAVSRKNEYRRTRVRRGASIGANATIVCGHEIGEYAFIGAGAVVTKDVPAYALMVGTPARRIGWMCRCGVRLPNATGDTACPECNTKYQITPTTCIPAN from the coding sequence ATGCCCTTCGAAGCCCACCCCACCGCCATCGTCGACCCGGGTGCCCAGATCGGCGAGGGCACCCGCGTCTGGCATTGGGTGCACATCTGTTCCGGCGCCCGCATCGGCGAGCGCTGCTCCTTCGGCCAGAACGTCTTCGTCGGCAACGACGTCGCGATCGGCAACAACGTCAGGGTGCAGAACAACGTCTCCATCTACGATGCCGTCACGCTGGAGGACGACGTCTTCTGCGGGCCGAGCATGGTGTTCACCAACGTCAACAACCCCCGCTCGGCGGTCAGCCGCAAGAACGAATACCGCCGCACCCGCGTCCGGCGCGGCGCCTCCATCGGCGCCAATGCCACCATCGTTTGCGGCCATGAAATCGGCGAATACGCCTTCATCGGCGCCGGCGCGGTCGTCACAAAGGACGTGCCGGCCTACGCCTTGATGGTCGGCACGCCCGCCCGCCGCATCGGCTGGATGTGCCGTTGCGGCGTCCGCCTGCCCAACGCCACAGGGGACACCGCCTGCCCCGAATGCAACACCAAATATCAAATAACACCAACCACCTGCATCCCCGCAAACTGA
- the wecB gene encoding UDP-N-acetylglucosamine 2-epimerase (non-hydrolyzing), giving the protein MKIVTIIGARPQFIKAAAISRVIRDHHAGRIEEVLVHTGQHYDDNMSKVFFDELDIPRPRYNLEISGGNHGAMTGRMLEAVENVLLQEKPDWVLIYGDTNSTLAGALAAAKLHMPVAHVEAGLRSFNMRMPEEINRILADRVSAMLFCPTETAVANLQAEGITKGVHNVGDVMYDVALFYREKARSQSKCLQQLNLPEGGFALATCHRAENTDNLERLSGIVSALGRIAERLPVVLPLHPRTRKLLADHGLAGKLAGVKVTEPLPFLDMVALEQAARVILTDSGGVQKEAFFYGVPCITMRDETEWVETVSTGANRLVGASAPAILAATDGVMSKARIAIEDKPYGDGDAAGKIVALLA; this is encoded by the coding sequence ATGAAAATCGTAACGATCATCGGCGCGCGTCCGCAGTTCATCAAGGCTGCGGCGATCTCACGGGTCATCCGCGATCACCATGCCGGCAGGATCGAGGAAGTGCTTGTGCATACCGGCCAGCACTACGATGACAACATGTCGAAGGTCTTCTTCGACGAGCTCGACATTCCCCGGCCGCGCTACAACCTGGAGATATCCGGCGGCAATCACGGCGCCATGACGGGCCGCATGCTCGAAGCCGTCGAAAACGTTCTTTTGCAGGAAAAACCCGACTGGGTGCTCATCTACGGGGATACCAACTCCACCCTGGCCGGTGCGCTTGCTGCCGCCAAGCTGCACATGCCCGTTGCCCACGTCGAAGCGGGGCTGCGCTCGTTCAACATGCGGATGCCTGAGGAAATAAACCGCATCCTTGCCGATCGCGTGTCTGCGATGCTCTTCTGCCCGACGGAAACGGCCGTCGCAAATCTTCAGGCCGAAGGCATCACAAAAGGGGTGCATAACGTCGGCGACGTGATGTATGACGTGGCCCTGTTCTATCGCGAAAAGGCCAGATCGCAGAGCAAATGCCTCCAGCAACTGAACCTTCCGGAAGGCGGGTTTGCCCTGGCGACCTGCCATCGCGCGGAAAACACCGACAACCTAGAAAGACTGAGCGGCATTGTTTCGGCATTGGGCAGGATTGCCGAAAGGCTTCCCGTAGTGCTGCCGCTGCATCCCCGCACGCGCAAGTTGCTTGCCGACCACGGCCTGGCCGGCAAGCTGGCCGGCGTCAAGGTCACTGAACCGTTGCCGTTCCTTGACATGGTTGCCCTGGAACAGGCCGCCAGGGTGATCCTCACCGATTCGGGCGGGGTGCAGAAGGAGGCGTTTTTCTATGGCGTTCCATGCATCACCATGCGCGATGAAACCGAGTGGGTGGAAACGGTCAGTACAGGAGCAAACCGGCTGGTCGGCGCTTCGGCTCCCGCCATCCTGGCCGCAACGGATGGCGTGATGAGCAAGGCGCGCATTGCGATTGAAGATAAACCTTATGGCGATGGCGATGCGGCGGGAAAAATTGTTGCGCTGCTAGCTTAA